One Ornithorhynchus anatinus isolate Pmale09 chromosome 2, mOrnAna1.pri.v4, whole genome shotgun sequence DNA segment encodes these proteins:
- the LOC100082880 gene encoding olfactory receptor 56B1-like, protein MSVSTRASNGSILQVTEFILMGFPGIHSWQHWLSLLLALLYFSALLDNVMILLTIWQETVLHQPMFHFLAVLAQVDMGLSATIMSRILPILWFNARTISLPECFFQIYAIHVFVGLESGIFLCMAIDRYVAICHSLRYPSVITESFVLKATLFMVFRNVLLAIPLPILASKRIYCPRNEIDHCLCSNLGVTSLACDDRKANSIFQLSVAWILTGSNVGLIILFYALILWAVLKLHSAEAASKALSTCSSHIILILFFYTAIIVLSITHIAKKKVPLIPVLLNVLHNVILPGP, encoded by the coding sequence ATGTCTGTGTCCACCAGGGCCTCCAATGGCTCCATCCTCCAGGTGACTGAGTTCATCCTAATGGGTTTCCCGGGCATTCACAGCTGGCAGCACTGGCTTTCCCTGCTCCTGGCTCTGCTCTACTTCTCGGCCCTCTTGGACAATGTGATGATCCTGCTCACCATCTGGCAAGAAACAGTTCTGCACCAGCCAATGTTCCATTTCCTGGCTGTCCTGGCCCAGGTGGACATGGGTCTGAGTGCCACCATCATGTCCAGGATCCTGCCCATACTCTGGTTCAATGCCCGCACCATCAGCCTCCCAGAATGCTTCTTTCAGATTTATGCTATTCATGTCTTCGTGGGGCTGGAGTCCGGCATCTTCCTGTGCATGGCAATTGACAGATATGTGGCCATCTGTCACTCCCTCCGCTACCCCTCTGTCATCACAGAAAGCTTTGTCCTCAAGGCCACCTTGTTCATGGTGTTCAGAAATGTCCTCCTAGCCATTCCATTGCCCATCCTGGCCTCAAAGCGTATTTACTGCCCCAGGAATGAGATTGACCACTGTCTGTGCTCCAACCTGGGTGTCACCAGCTTGGCGTGTGATGACAGGAAGGCCAACAGCATTTTCCAGCTCTCTGTGGCTTGGATCCTGACAGGCAGTAACGTGGGTCTCATCATTCTCTTCTACGCCCTGATCCTGTGGGCGGTGCTGAAGTTGCACTCGGCCGAAGCCGCCTCCAAAGCCCTGAGCACCTGCAGCTCccacatcatcctcatcctcttcttctacACAGCAATCATTGTCTTATCCATCACCCACATTGCCAAGAAGAAGGTGCCCCTCATTCCTGTCCtcctcaatgttctgcacaatgtCATTCTCCCCGGCCCTTAA